CCTTAATGCAAGGGAAGCAGACATCATCCGTTTCCACCTTATGATTGATTAGTTCTAGTAATATGTGGAACCGTGAAACGGCTTATGACTATATACAATATGATTCCCCCGGAATATGCCTATTGCTATCGTGCTATGCCCTATCTCTTTAAGCCTTTTTTATGTCATGTTTGGTGTGGATGATTGGAAAACATTTTACTATGGAACCTCTGCTGCAAATGTTCTGACGGTCGGAACATGTAAATGTGAATCTAAATCCGGGTCTGTTACATGATTCTATTCTTGTGGACTTGTGCAGAATGTTAATTTAGAGCAAGGTCTGTGACATGATTCCAGGGGCTCGATTGGTGGGAAATCTGTATTGAGTTGGCTTAAATTGCAGACGTAGTTCCTAATGGCAAACAGATTATCATTCATTATTGGAAAGTTGTGGTTGTAGTCTTTCAAGTTTGAGGTTCTATTTTCCCATGAGGAACTCACATTGTGGGTTTCTCAATCCGATACTTGCCGAGTGAAAATGAAGTTGCTCCTCCTACGATGGCGACTCGTCAGCAGAATATTGCTGGCAAGGACAGGACCGTGACCTCCCTCCATCTCTCCTTATTCTCCTGCTGccatcttcttctccactTAATtacttgtcatcttcttctaaTTACTTGTCATCAATCGACAATGCAAGAGGTAAGTAGTTGGGATATTCCACTCAAAAGCAGGTTGGAATATAATGCTTGGTGATGCAAATCTGGTGTTGAATGGACTGTGAGTCGATGCAAGAGGTAAGTAGTTGGGATATTCCACTCAAAAGCAGGTTGGAATATAATGCTTGGCGATGCAAATCTGGTGTTGAATGGACTGTGAGTCGATTTTGAAGAGGCCGAATCACCGTTCAATGTAATGATCTAAAACAAGCAAATCTGTGGAAAGTGAGCCCTGATTAGGTCGCAGGATACGCTAACCGTGTGTGATCTAAGTTGTCTTGCGCCCTGGAAGAGACTTGCAATATGAAACAGAAGTGGCAATATTGCATCCGCCCGTCCGTCGGTCGGTCGGTCCAAGTCCATCCATGTACACGCTTTTAGGAAGTCACTTGGAAAACcgttttccttttattattatttttccttatgtCAGTTGGAATTGGAAAGTCACCAGAATTTTAGTTTAGGGTAAATTATACTGGTgattcaaaaagttttaataatgtatcaaattagtccaaattttttttttgctacttgatggtacaaaatatttcaaagttgtaacatgatagtacaaacagTCATCTCGTCattaacgccgtcaagccgacgctgatggtgcaaaatcgatttttgtaagacgttacatgatagtacaaaatgttttgaagttgtaacttaataatacaaaatattttacgtaaATTACATGATAGTGTAAAATTTACAGTATTGTAAAGGAcagcttgacggcgtcaatgacgagatgacagtttgtactatcatgttacaattttgaaacattttgtaccatcaagtagcaaaacaAACTTTTTAGACTAACctgatatattattaaaactttttggaccatcagtgTAATTAACCATTTTAGTTTATCATTTTCGTACTAATCATTGACGTGGTAGAAGGTCATTGGCCAATACCCACGAGCCAACAAACCTCTCCAAtcaagatttttcttttctttttccgtcAAAGCAAATTAGACTTTTTCATTGATATACGTTGATTTAAGCCGTTTGACTTCCATTCTCCTTAAATAATTCTTAAATTTAAAtcttataaatagaaaaaatccCTTATTAAACCAGCGAGTGTCAAttgaattaatcaaaattcattaaatttttagaTATTAAAGTgcatatagaaaaaaaattaaaatattcttttttttatttttctttttccaggaGTTTCCTTATTTTAGCCCGTCGCCTCCGCTTTGTTGGCTGAACCGTAACTACGAAGCAAACATATACTCGCACCGTTCATAacctttccctttctctctctctccgtcACGCTATATTCCATCCCACAGATcgctctctccccctctccccgtttccctctctctctctctctctccgttCGATCTGAGCCGAAGCTTTGATTGCGTTTGAAGATGTCGTCGGCGTCGCCTCCGATTCTCCCGATCTCCAACCCCCAGACGACATCCACCACCGCCAACACCGCCGCCGGGTCGGCCGTCCAGTCCCAGCCCCCGATCGCCAACCCGGCCTTCCGGTCCTTCATCAACCACCTCTCCGACTCCCTCCGCCACGGCCTCTCCCAGCGCCGCCCCTGGACCGAGCTCGCCGACCGCTCCGCCTTCTCCAAGCCGGAGTCGTTCTCCGAGGCCGCCCTCCGCGTCCGCAAGAACTACTCATACTTCCGGGTCAACTACCTCGCCGTCGTCGCCCTCATCCTCGGATTCTCCCTCGTCACCCACCccttctccctcctcctcctcgccGGCCTCCTCGCCTCCTGGCTCTTCCTCTACCTCTTCCGCCCCGCTGACTCCCCGCTTGTCCTCTTTGGCCGCACCTAC
The sequence above is drawn from the Punica granatum isolate Tunisia-2019 chromosome 5, ASM765513v2, whole genome shotgun sequence genome and encodes:
- the LOC116207133 gene encoding PRA1 family protein B4-like, which encodes MSSASPPILPISNPQTTSTTANTAAGSAVQSQPPIANPAFRSFINHLSDSLRHGLSQRRPWTELADRSAFSKPESFSEAALRVRKNYSYFRVNYLAVVALILGFSLVTHPFSLLLLAGLLASWLFLYLFRPADSPLVLFGRTYSDRETLGILVVFSIVVIFLTSVGSVLISALLAGVAVVCIHGAFRAPEDLFLDEPEPAATGFLSFLGNAASNAAAAAAPAVASRV